In one Solanum lycopersicum chromosome 11, SLM_r2.1 genomic region, the following are encoded:
- the LOC104645302 gene encoding uncharacterized protein, with protein sequence MLLLLSRRDDAAGFPCKRRRESGRERGKEETGGERGEGERKREKRADGREREREKRCPATDFAGAATGRLTSSERRRGEKEIGKRGEKEKMEAGRVRRRGREAAGEGWRQRGVATSG encoded by the coding sequence atgttgctgttgctgtCTCGTCGAGATGATGCTGCCGGTTTTCCCTGCAAAAGGAGGAGAGAAAGCGGAAGAGAAAGGGGAAAAGAAGAGACGGGAGGGGAGAGAGGAGAAGGGGAGAGAAAGAGGGAGAAGCGGGCCGAtgggagagaaagagaaagggaGAAGAGGTGTCCAGCGACTGACTTCGCCGGAGCTGCCACTGGTCGCCTGACTTCGTCGGAGAGGAGAAGAGGAGAGAAGGAAATAGGGAAGAgaggagagaaagaaaagatggAGGCGGGGAGAGTGAGAAGGAGGGGAAGGGAGGCGGCTGGAGAGGGGTGGCGACAGAGGGGCGTTGCCACCTCTGGATGA